In Candidatus Berkelbacteria bacterium, the following are encoded in one genomic region:
- a CDS encoding site-2 protease family protein: MQLQDFGVSLILIIVILLSLSVHEYAHALVASIFGDDTAKREGRQTINPLAHWDPVGTTLLVGLLLLRAFGLELPVFGWGKPVPVNEDNFDNPRLQGLQVALAGPLSNLLLAALFAFVANLVGSYGVWREVLVASVYLNVFLMFFNLIPVPPLDGSRILRLFISDRAYYALSANPMIFFVLIFLAFGFLLNYLVQLSYFLTGKLLILSL; this comes from the coding sequence ATGCAGCTTCAAGATTTCGGGGTCAGTTTAATTCTTATTATTGTCATTCTCCTCAGCCTGTCGGTGCATGAGTACGCTCACGCTCTAGTGGCTTCCATTTTCGGTGACGATACTGCCAAGCGCGAAGGACGGCAAACGATCAACCCGCTCGCCCACTGGGATCCAGTTGGCACGACGCTCCTTGTGGGATTGTTGCTCCTTAGAGCTTTTGGCCTAGAGCTTCCGGTCTTTGGCTGGGGTAAGCCGGTACCGGTCAATGAAGACAATTTCGACAACCCACGCTTACAGGGGCTTCAGGTAGCCTTGGCTGGACCGCTGAGCAATCTACTCTTAGCCGCACTCTTTGCCTTTGTTGCTAACTTAGTAGGCTCATACGGGGTGTGGAGAGAGGTCCTTGTCGCGTCAGTTTATCTCAATGTTTTCCTGATGTTCTTCAATTTAATACCTGTGCCACCGTTAGACGGTTCCAGAATTTTGCGCTTGTTTATCAGTGACCGAGCCTACTACGCTCTGAGCGCAAACCCGATGATCTTTTTTGTTTTGATTTTCTTGGCGTTTGGGTTCCTGCTTAACTATTTAGTCCAGCTCAGCTACTTCCTCACCGGGAAATTATTAATCCTCAGCCTGTGA
- a CDS encoding AAA family ATPase: MPRLVALVGMPGSGKSVATAIFVSNGFQKIYFGDLTFEKLQEEGLEVNEKNERLMRERLRAEHGMSAYAKLSIPKIERLLKKGDVVIESMYSWEEYLVLKEKFPYLEVMAIYSPPQLRAKRLAVRPHRPLSESEVRSRDHSQIEKLQQAGPIAMADVTVVNTGSEEELKKEVEKYIDGKKA; encoded by the coding sequence ATGCCTCGTCTTGTAGCTCTTGTAGGAATGCCGGGAAGCGGCAAATCAGTTGCCACGGCAATATTCGTTTCAAACGGCTTCCAAAAAATATATTTTGGCGACCTGACTTTTGAAAAACTCCAAGAAGAGGGTCTCGAGGTCAACGAAAAAAATGAGCGATTGATGAGGGAGCGCTTGCGCGCTGAACATGGAATGAGCGCCTACGCCAAGCTTAGTATCCCCAAAATCGAACGGCTGCTGAAAAAGGGAGACGTGGTGATCGAAAGCATGTATTCCTGGGAAGAGTATTTAGTGTTGAAAGAAAAGTTTCCGTATCTAGAAGTGATGGCGATCTATTCGCCGCCGCAACTTAGAGCGAAACGTCTCGCGGTCCGTCCGCATCGGCCGCTGAGCGAATCTGAGGTTCGTTCGCGAGACCATAGTCAAATTGAAAAGCTTCAGCAGGCCGGCCCTATTGCCATGGCCGACGTGACGGTGGTAAATACTGGATCAGAGGAAGAGCTAAAAAAAGAGGTGGAGAAATACATAGATGGCAAGAAAGCCTAA
- a CDS encoding type IV pilus twitching motility protein PilT, which yields MTAEMKQLLDLAIEKGASDLHITVGVPPTIRIDGKLFPLTEHGAVTPESAERLLMSIMVAEQIERLHQRRELDFSFGYGKTRFRTNAFYQKGALSAALRLIPMAIKAMDELGIPPILERFTEPSQGFVIITGPTGHGKSTTLAALIESINQKRAEHVITIEDPIEYVFEHKKSIIVQREIGSDTNSFSRALRSALREDPNVVLVGEMRDLETIEAALTLAETGHLVFTTLHTNSAAQTADRIIDVFPPHQQQQVRMQLANVLLGVVSQRLLPRVQGGRVLATEIMVANSAVRNTIREGKTHQLPNIIQTSASEGMIALDKVLAELVSRGEITIDTALSWALDPKAFKMMVY from the coding sequence ATGACCGCCGAGATGAAGCAACTGCTCGACTTGGCGATCGAGAAAGGGGCGAGCGACCTACACATTACCGTAGGTGTGCCGCCAACAATTAGAATCGACGGTAAACTTTTCCCGTTAACTGAGCACGGCGCCGTTACACCTGAATCCGCCGAGCGTTTATTAATGAGTATTATGGTCGCCGAGCAAATCGAGCGACTTCACCAACGTCGTGAGCTGGACTTTTCTTTTGGTTACGGCAAAACTCGTTTCCGAACTAACGCCTTCTACCAGAAGGGGGCGCTATCAGCTGCTCTCAGGCTTATCCCGATGGCGATTAAAGCGATGGACGAACTCGGTATCCCGCCGATCCTGGAACGTTTTACTGAACCTAGCCAAGGCTTCGTTATCATTACCGGGCCAACTGGTCACGGTAAATCCACCACGCTCGCGGCGCTTATTGAGTCGATCAACCAGAAGCGGGCAGAACACGTGATTACGATCGAAGATCCGATCGAATATGTCTTCGAACACAAGAAGTCGATTATAGTTCAACGGGAAATTGGCAGCGACACCAACTCGTTTAGTCGCGCCTTGCGCTCCGCTCTACGAGAAGATCCGAACGTTGTGCTCGTCGGCGAAATGCGAGACCTCGAAACTATTGAAGCCGCCCTCACCCTGGCGGAAACTGGCCACTTGGTGTTTACGACGCTTCACACTAACTCCGCTGCCCAAACCGCCGACCGTATCATCGACGTCTTCCCGCCGCACCAACAGCAGCAGGTTAGAATGCAGCTCGCGAATGTTTTACTCGGTGTCGTCTCACAACGCCTACTGCCGCGCGTACAGGGCGGCCGGGTCCTGGCGACAGAAATTATGGTTGCTAACTCTGCAGTCCGTAATACTATCCGCGAAGGCAAAACCCATCAATTGCCCAATATTATCCAGACTTCTGCCTCAGAAGGCATGATCGCTCTCGACAAAGTCTTGGCGGAGCTCGTCAGTCGCGGCGAGATTACCATTGACACCGCCCTCTCCTGGGCGCTCGATCCGAAAGCCTTTAAGATGATGGTGTACTAA
- the tadA gene encoding Flp pilus assembly complex ATPase component TadA: MTLHVLPQLYANSTKSFLKLLIDKSLIKPGFSSILGGKYLDEVDRYLLSHHLVDELELAKAYAEFYELPFMHLVNKPIPAETARLLPEVVARKYSTLVYDLDRLDLWVAVGDPAKLQRNAPDMLVKLRQQKGLKVHLSIASRIEIEAALDKIYHRPDVSPRPIMPPRHEELSSKTAPITSSEQPHVEKEEKFTPPAKSPIPTFLKPEHVIEQEHNTEATDVAKIPLIQSRPAAPAGLVKTVEERPKTIDLRNMQIPEEVLNKIPVNVAEKYQIIVFAAVEPKSKLEPSLIKVAAVNPDDVKVREILSYIESRNKVLVDRYRTDLNSFEVALKLYPREASEAAQIVTEHEDKQATAPVMPTPQKKDAEQPSPINNAPKPPLLQPTKPEAHKPQADIMVEKGDGIKLSATDIISRPSEDTGEELQRLAKEQELSLENQNLDRLLKEPVTSPDLLAKVFKNGRIPEIVAGTLFLAIRMKASDVHVEAEQESVRVRFRIDGILHDVIRVPHFLHAPLISRIKILSKMKIDEQRIPQDGRFDVVIDNRQVDLRVSTMPTVHGEKVVMRLLDKSEGVLSLEQLGVTGTNFDRLIENINKPYGIILATGPTGSGKSTTLYAVLTRISKPGVNIITLEDPVEYELPGINQAQVKPGIGFTFAEGLRSVLRQDPNVIMVGEVRDLETAAMATHAALTGHLVLSTLHTNDAAGALPRMINMGVEPFLITSSVNAVVGQRLVRKICDNCKKKAPIPPAVLSHVKKELEALPSGKLKNINLESLVFYKGEGCSQCTDGYKGRIGIYEVLTMSEKIESLAVSKAPASEIKKAAVDAGMITMSQDGLIKALKGITTIDEVLRVTTTQIKELPV, encoded by the coding sequence ATGACGCTACACGTTCTGCCCCAGCTTTACGCTAACAGCACCAAGTCGTTTCTAAAATTGCTAATTGACAAAAGCTTGATAAAGCCGGGGTTTTCGTCAATTCTGGGCGGTAAATATCTCGACGAAGTCGATCGCTACCTCTTAAGTCATCATCTGGTTGATGAGCTAGAGTTAGCCAAAGCTTACGCAGAGTTCTACGAACTGCCCTTCATGCATTTGGTTAACAAGCCTATCCCAGCTGAAACCGCGCGTTTACTTCCTGAGGTAGTGGCTCGCAAATATAGCACTCTAGTCTACGATCTCGATCGTCTTGATCTCTGGGTAGCCGTTGGCGACCCAGCAAAACTGCAACGTAACGCCCCCGATATGCTTGTAAAGTTACGCCAGCAAAAAGGTCTCAAGGTGCATCTCTCGATCGCGTCGCGCATCGAAATCGAAGCCGCCCTAGATAAGATTTACCACCGCCCGGATGTCTCCCCTCGGCCGATTATGCCGCCGCGCCACGAGGAACTTTCATCGAAAACAGCACCCATTACCTCCTCCGAGCAGCCGCATGTTGAAAAGGAAGAAAAATTTACACCTCCAGCAAAAAGCCCGATTCCGACTTTTTTAAAGCCGGAACATGTTATTGAGCAGGAACACAACACTGAAGCAACGGATGTCGCTAAAATTCCGCTCATCCAGTCTCGTCCAGCAGCACCGGCCGGTTTAGTTAAAACTGTTGAAGAGCGTCCCAAGACGATTGATTTACGAAATATGCAAATACCGGAGGAAGTTCTTAATAAGATCCCGGTTAATGTGGCCGAGAAGTACCAAATCATCGTTTTTGCAGCAGTTGAGCCAAAAAGCAAACTGGAACCATCGCTCATCAAGGTTGCTGCCGTTAACCCCGACGACGTCAAGGTCCGAGAGATCTTGAGCTATATCGAATCGCGAAACAAAGTCTTGGTTGACCGTTACCGAACCGACCTTAACTCCTTTGAGGTAGCGCTCAAGCTTTATCCGCGCGAGGCTTCAGAAGCCGCCCAAATAGTAACTGAGCACGAGGACAAGCAAGCGACCGCTCCAGTCATGCCGACGCCTCAGAAAAAAGACGCCGAGCAGCCCTCGCCAATCAACAACGCGCCGAAACCGCCGCTTCTGCAGCCAACCAAACCTGAGGCTCACAAGCCGCAGGCCGATATCATGGTCGAGAAGGGCGACGGCATTAAGCTCTCGGCCACGGACATCATTAGTCGCCCTTCTGAGGACACTGGTGAAGAACTGCAGCGACTAGCTAAAGAACAAGAGCTAAGCCTTGAGAACCAGAACCTTGACCGATTGCTCAAAGAACCGGTTACCAGTCCTGACCTTCTGGCTAAGGTCTTTAAAAACGGCCGTATTCCGGAGATTGTTGCCGGGACGCTATTCCTCGCTATTAGAATGAAGGCAAGTGACGTTCACGTCGAAGCGGAACAGGAAAGCGTCCGGGTCCGCTTTCGTATCGACGGCATCCTGCACGATGTTATTCGAGTGCCGCATTTTCTACACGCCCCGCTCATCTCTCGAATCAAAATTCTCTCCAAAATGAAGATCGACGAGCAGCGTATTCCGCAAGACGGTAGGTTCGACGTGGTGATCGATAATCGCCAAGTCGACCTTCGTGTCTCAACAATGCCGACCGTCCACGGCGAAAAGGTTGTGATGCGTCTGCTCGATAAGTCAGAAGGCGTTCTGTCCCTTGAACAGCTTGGGGTGACCGGAACTAACTTTGACCGGCTGATTGAAAACATCAACAAACCGTACGGTATTATTCTTGCTACCGGGCCGACCGGTTCGGGTAAATCAACAACTCTATACGCCGTTTTAACAAGAATTAGTAAGCCAGGCGTTAATATCATCACGCTTGAAGATCCCGTCGAATACGAACTCCCGGGTATCAACCAGGCGCAAGTTAAGCCGGGTATCGGCTTTACCTTTGCTGAGGGCCTGCGCTCGGTTCTGAGGCAAGATCCTAACGTTATCATGGTCGGAGAGGTCCGCGACCTCGAAACTGCCGCGATGGCTACTCACGCCGCCTTAACGGGTCACTTAGTGCTTTCGACGCTTCACACCAACGACGCTGCTGGCGCCCTGCCACGAATGATCAATATGGGCGTTGAGCCGTTTCTTATTACCTCATCTGTTAACGCCGTAGTCGGTCAACGTTTGGTTCGCAAAATCTGCGATAATTGCAAAAAGAAAGCGCCAATTCCACCGGCAGTGTTGTCGCACGTCAAGAAAGAGCTTGAAGCCTTGCCTTCAGGGAAGCTTAAGAATATTAACCTTGAATCGCTAGTTTTCTATAAGGGCGAGGGTTGTTCGCAATGCACAGACGGTTATAAAGGACGAATCGGCATTTACGAGGTGTTAACGATGAGCGAAAAAATCGAATCGCTCGCCGTTAGCAAGGCTCCTGCCTCCGAGATAAAGAAGGCTGCGGTTGATGCGGGGATGATAACTATGTCACAAGATGGTTTAATAAAAGCATTGAAGGGCATCACGACAATTGATGAAGTCCTTCGGGTCACAACGACTCAAATTAAAGAATTACCTGTCTAG
- a CDS encoding arginine--tRNA ligase gives MIIGQVHQVVRRAFVKAFNQEPPKFDIEFSRHRMFGDFSSNVAMVSATDLQSSPMQVAQRIVQELESTEIFKAVSVTTPGFINVTVTDEYLTEVVKEVIRRPEAFGRSDLGKEIRVLLEFVSANPTGPLTLANGRGAFVGESIAKVLELYGCTVMREYYVNDRGVQVDALGHSILNPKDPEKQYSGIYVEELRKRIKDGNDRAAGEKAAMIIMEEMIKPTLRGLGIDFHQFFSEASLYQTGVFKKTMELLKLHGFTYEAEGATWISTTRFGDDKDRVLTKSDGEDTYFASDIAYHNYKIARGYHRLITVLGADHHTYARQMNMIIEGILRSHYTWAGKVDWVITQIVKLIEKGKEIKMSKRAGTYVPLDELIEQVGPDVARFFFLSRSVDSHLDFDLDLARSASSQNPVFYIQYAYARISSIFRQFSKTEEFEVPEKIIITDPLERQLLLRIVRFPDLVEDIAGDLEVHKLTHYATALATDLHAFYERLRVQGEEPLIAQSRLAILKATSLTIKKTLDLIGISAPSRMVRDESPKS, from the coding sequence ATGATCATCGGGCAGGTCCACCAAGTTGTGCGGAGAGCTTTTGTTAAGGCCTTTAATCAGGAACCGCCAAAGTTTGACATCGAATTCTCACGGCATCGTATGTTTGGAGATTTTTCTAGCAACGTCGCTATGGTTTCAGCCACTGACTTACAGTCATCGCCGATGCAGGTGGCGCAGAGAATCGTCCAGGAACTAGAAAGTACCGAGATATTTAAGGCCGTCTCTGTCACAACGCCAGGCTTTATTAACGTCACGGTAACTGATGAGTACCTGACGGAAGTAGTGAAGGAGGTTATCAGGCGCCCTGAGGCATTTGGCCGTAGCGATCTTGGCAAGGAGATTCGGGTACTCTTGGAATTTGTTTCCGCCAATCCGACCGGCCCGTTAACGCTTGCCAATGGGCGGGGTGCATTTGTTGGGGAGTCTATTGCTAAAGTCCTCGAACTTTATGGGTGCACGGTGATGCGCGAGTATTACGTTAACGATCGCGGCGTCCAAGTCGATGCTCTTGGCCATTCAATTTTGAATCCTAAAGATCCTGAGAAGCAGTATTCGGGCATTTACGTCGAGGAGCTCCGCAAAAGAATTAAAGATGGTAATGACCGGGCAGCTGGCGAGAAGGCAGCCATGATTATCATGGAGGAGATGATTAAGCCAACGTTGCGTGGCTTAGGTATTGATTTTCATCAGTTCTTTTCAGAAGCTTCGCTCTACCAGACCGGGGTTTTCAAGAAGACCATGGAGCTTCTTAAGCTGCACGGCTTCACCTATGAGGCGGAGGGAGCGACCTGGATTTCGACGACGCGGTTCGGTGATGACAAAGATCGGGTACTGACTAAATCGGATGGCGAGGACACCTACTTTGCTTCTGATATTGCTTACCATAACTATAAAATTGCTCGGGGCTATCATCGCCTTATAACGGTACTTGGCGCCGACCACCACACCTACGCCCGGCAAATGAACATGATTATCGAGGGGATTCTCCGCAGCCATTACACCTGGGCAGGTAAAGTCGATTGGGTCATCACCCAAATTGTGAAGCTGATTGAAAAGGGTAAGGAAATTAAAATGTCGAAACGGGCCGGAACATACGTGCCGCTCGATGAACTTATCGAGCAAGTGGGGCCGGACGTGGCTCGCTTTTTCTTCTTGAGCCGGAGTGTCGACAGCCATCTTGATTTCGATCTAGATTTAGCTCGCTCCGCTTCGTCACAAAACCCGGTTTTCTACATCCAATATGCCTACGCCAGGATCAGCTCAATCTTCCGCCAATTCTCTAAAACCGAGGAGTTCGAAGTGCCCGAAAAAATCATCATCACCGACCCATTAGAACGCCAGCTGTTGCTCCGGATCGTACGATTTCCAGATCTGGTTGAGGACATCGCTGGAGATTTAGAGGTTCACAAGCTGACTCACTACGCCACCGCGTTAGCCACAGATCTCCACGCTTTTTACGAGCGACTACGGGTTCAAGGCGAGGAGCCTTTGATTGCTCAGTCTAGGCTGGCGATTTTAAAAGCGACCAGTTTAACTATCAAAAAAACTCTCGACCTCATTGGTATCAGCGCTCCGTCCAGAATGGTGCGTGACGAATCGCCTAAATCGTAA
- the rpmG gene encoding 50S ribosomal protein L33 has translation MAKKKAARTIIHLECTECHEINYHTEKNKTKTPDRLQLKKLCTRCGKVTLHKEGK, from the coding sequence ATGGCAAAGAAAAAAGCAGCCCGAACAATAATTCATCTTGAATGCACCGAGTGCCACGAGATTAATTACCATACAGAAAAAAACAAAACCAAAACCCCCGACCGTCTGCAGCTGAAGAAGCTCTGCACCCGTTGCGGTAAAGTCACCCTTCACAAAGAAGGTAAGTAA
- the pilO gene encoding type 4a pilus biogenesis protein PilO, whose protein sequence is MLNKSNRGFLLLLVAIIGWFFIVRPQINVFTERSLESKVKQEELFSYEQRIEDITFIRDKGESIQSVLRAQYLAMPKTGQIPEVLVMIEALAASSGVTLGSATVGEANGSEVPVTVAFTGGLGTVTSFLNSLHNNIRTVIIKDQSMIADNNGTLTVTMQLGLVFQGEAQ, encoded by the coding sequence ATGCTAAATAAATCGAACCGCGGCTTCTTACTTCTGCTCGTTGCCATTATCGGCTGGTTCTTCATCGTTCGGCCACAAATTAATGTTTTCACCGAGCGCTCACTGGAATCCAAGGTCAAGCAAGAGGAGCTGTTTTCTTATGAGCAACGCATTGAAGATATAACCTTTATTCGAGACAAAGGTGAATCAATCCAATCTGTCTTGCGAGCTCAATATCTAGCGATGCCTAAAACTGGCCAAATTCCTGAGGTACTGGTGATGATCGAGGCGCTTGCCGCTTCAAGCGGTGTAACTCTTGGTTCCGCCACAGTTGGCGAAGCTAACGGCAGTGAGGTACCGGTTACGGTTGCCTTCACCGGTGGCCTAGGGACAGTAACCTCGTTTTTGAATTCCTTGCACAATAATATTCGCACCGTGATTATCAAAGACCAATCAATGATCGCCGATAATAATGGTACTCTGACAGTAACGATGCAGCTTGGATTAGTATTCCAGGGGGAGGCTCAATAA
- a CDS encoding tetratricopeptide repeat protein yields MTAQIIFFVAVALFIVLLLRRFTMIESVWLFIIRIAKAFLAIILSLLNKIKSGVSDRTKAVRVPRFNPGGLNTPRRAVNTSQGDSNFWKEEALGDRAELMTHYEEGEALFKSGKLEEAERFFLTAATRNPKDSKVYARLGLIYLQRKSYSDAIEALKVAVKLDKYNPSRHYNLALAYEGKNDNQRAIATIREAISLDPVSPKYRALLEQLLNKK; encoded by the coding sequence ATGACTGCCCAAATAATCTTTTTCGTCGCCGTTGCCTTATTCATCGTTTTGTTGTTGCGGCGTTTTACGATGATTGAAAGCGTCTGGCTGTTCATTATCAGAATTGCGAAAGCATTTTTGGCGATTATTTTAAGCTTGCTTAACAAGATTAAAAGCGGGGTCAGCGACAGGACGAAGGCGGTTCGCGTACCGCGTTTCAATCCGGGTGGATTAAATACTCCGAGACGCGCCGTAAATACTTCGCAGGGCGATTCTAATTTCTGGAAAGAAGAAGCCTTAGGCGATCGGGCAGAATTAATGACCCACTACGAGGAAGGGGAAGCGCTTTTTAAAAGCGGCAAACTCGAAGAGGCGGAGCGTTTTTTCTTAACAGCAGCAACGCGAAACCCCAAAGACTCTAAAGTTTACGCCAGGTTGGGGCTGATTTACCTGCAACGCAAGAGCTACTCGGACGCAATCGAGGCTCTCAAAGTTGCGGTAAAGCTCGATAAGTACAATCCGTCCAGGCATTACAATTTGGCGCTTGCCTACGAAGGCAAGAACGACAACCAGCGGGCGATTGCCACCATCCGTGAAGCTATAAGCCTTGATCCGGTCTCTCCGAAATACCGTGCACTCCTTGAGCAATTACTAAACAAAAAGTAG
- a CDS encoding dCMP deaminase family protein has product MNVARVVATRGTCDRKHVGAVIVRDRVILSTGYNGSIRGLPHCDEIGHDMVNGHCVRTIHAETNALVQAARNGVAVDGAEIYITASPCWECFKLLANAGIKKIVYGEFYREPKIRDTSLKLGIQLVDLSETQESGRSTESSGHTA; this is encoded by the coding sequence ATGAACGTCGCCAGAGTCGTGGCGACTCGGGGCACTTGCGACCGTAAGCACGTTGGTGCCGTCATTGTCCGCGACCGTGTTATTCTCTCGACTGGTTATAACGGCTCTATCCGTGGCCTACCGCACTGTGACGAAATTGGGCACGACATGGTTAACGGACACTGCGTCCGCACGATTCACGCCGAAACTAACGCACTCGTTCAAGCTGCCCGAAACGGTGTGGCTGTAGACGGTGCCGAAATTTACATCACTGCTAGTCCCTGCTGGGAGTGTTTTAAGCTGCTGGCTAACGCCGGCATCAAAAAAATTGTTTACGGCGAGTTTTACCGCGAGCCAAAGATTCGCGACACCTCTTTGAAACTCGGCATCCAACTAGTTGATCTAAGCGAGACCCAAGAATCTGGCAGATCAACAGAGTCTTCCGGCCACACCGCCTAG
- a CDS encoding type II secretion system protein, whose translation MKRGFTLIESLTVIAVIGTLASLTFYVISQAQRQARDAARRSDLTALAVTFKARYEAKTCPAASRNRYPGFEDVQNANEWHPVSELEGYTDDCGAFSEFLATIPKEPKDGSFPYQFNLSNESDVIGKHFRLKARLEKTLSSSQRQENCRGGVTWTETFGGAAYDNCQDPNTYNYFVGD comes from the coding sequence ATGAAGAGGGGATTTACCTTAATCGAATCACTAACGGTCATTGCTGTCATCGGCACCTTGGCCTCGCTGACCTTCTATGTGATTAGCCAGGCTCAGCGGCAGGCACGTGACGCGGCTCGACGCTCAGATCTAACGGCTTTAGCCGTAACATTCAAGGCGCGATACGAGGCCAAGACCTGCCCTGCTGCTTCCCGTAACCGCTACCCAGGCTTTGAAGATGTTCAGAACGCCAACGAATGGCATCCCGTCTCTGAACTTGAGGGTTACACTGACGATTGCGGCGCCTTCAGTGAATTTCTGGCGACTATCCCAAAAGAGCCAAAAGACGGCAGCTTCCCTTACCAGTTTAACCTGTCAAATGAGTCTGATGTGATCGGTAAGCACTTCCGACTAAAGGCTCGTTTGGAAAAGACGCTATCTTCAAGCCAGAGGCAAGAAAACTGCCGTGGCGGCGTAACCTGGACGGAAACATTCGGCGGCGCGGCTTACGATAACTGCCAAGATCCTAATACCTACAACTACTTCGTCGGCGACTAG
- a CDS encoding 50S ribosomal protein L28 encodes MLGSKSLKTIRTEICQICGKSPQVGYNRPKSLHKTQRTILPNLQKWNGLLICSRCRRTLKKTTVK; translated from the coding sequence ATGCTTGGATCAAAATCTCTAAAAACCATTCGTACGGAAATTTGCCAGATTTGTGGTAAGTCACCGCAAGTTGGCTATAACCGCCCAAAGTCACTGCATAAAACACAGCGGACAATTTTGCCGAACCTGCAAAAATGGAACGGCCTGCTTATTTGTTCCAGGTGTCGTCGTACTCTCAAGAAGACTACTGTGAAGTAA
- a CDS encoding type II secretion system F family protein, whose amino-acid sequence MAKRAYDFAAVLTRRVSASDKAFIARQLAVMIESGLPITQAIRSLIEQTVNPSVEEALGVILKDLENGYKFSDAIKKHPRIFNTVFVAVIAAGEATGKLDVALDLLATEQERDQRFRGRVIGALLYPAFIVGAMIIVAIIMVTRIVPALESVFKEANVDLPWMTRVVIGITNSLINYWWLYIIGIIVVVAWFLRWLHSDEGKRSFNNLVLRLPAFGLLIRNLEMARFTGIFALMVQSGVPIIHAIESVAQVLDNEIYREALLNVARNVERGSPIAQSMTKYDVFPPTVTQMVAVGEESGKLEQVLYRLSTYYEAETDQNIKNVTALTEPVVFIVVGLGVAFLVFSIIVPIYNLASVIK is encoded by the coding sequence ATGGCCAAACGCGCTTACGATTTTGCTGCAGTACTAACACGTCGGGTCTCGGCTTCCGATAAGGCCTTTATCGCCCGGCAGTTAGCGGTAATGATCGAATCGGGCTTGCCGATTACTCAGGCCATCCGCTCGTTAATCGAGCAAACGGTTAATCCTTCAGTCGAAGAAGCACTCGGCGTTATCCTCAAAGACCTCGAGAACGGTTACAAGTTCTCAGACGCTATCAAAAAGCACCCAAGAATATTCAACACCGTTTTCGTGGCGGTTATCGCCGCCGGTGAAGCAACCGGTAAGCTGGATGTTGCTTTGGATCTGCTGGCGACCGAGCAGGAGCGGGATCAGCGTTTCCGAGGACGGGTAATTGGCGCCTTGCTTTATCCGGCGTTCATTGTTGGAGCAATGATAATCGTCGCCATTATCATGGTAACCCGCATCGTCCCTGCGCTAGAGTCAGTTTTCAAAGAGGCAAATGTTGATCTGCCCTGGATGACCAGAGTAGTTATCGGCATCACGAACAGCCTTATTAACTACTGGTGGCTCTACATCATCGGCATAATCGTCGTGGTTGCTTGGTTTCTGCGCTGGTTACATTCTGATGAGGGAAAACGTTCATTCAATAACCTTGTCTTACGTTTGCCGGCCTTTGGCTTACTGATACGTAATCTTGAGATGGCGCGTTTCACGGGGATATTTGCCTTGATGGTACAGAGCGGCGTACCGATTATTCACGCCATTGAGTCGGTAGCCCAGGTGCTCGATAACGAAATCTATCGCGAAGCCCTATTAAACGTTGCGCGTAACGTCGAGCGTGGCTCACCGATTGCCCAGAGCATGACCAAGTACGACGTTTTCCCGCCCACTGTTACTCAGATGGTGGCCGTCGGGGAAGAATCTGGAAAGTTGGAACAGGTTCTATACCGTTTAAGTACCTACTACGAGGCCGAAACTGATCAAAACATCAAAAACGTCACCGCCTTAACCGAACCAGTAGTCTTTATTGTTGTCGGCTTGGGTGTTGCTTTCCTGGTCTTCTCGATAATCGTGCCAATTTATAACCTAGCTAGCGTTATAAAGTAA
- a CDS encoding zinc-ribbon domain-containing protein, with translation MEQEYQDKSLKCKDCGEEFIWTAGEQEFFFSRGFKNKPARCKECRKKNRQKVETEYFRVTCSVCRQVGDVLFKPANPEAKVYCKNCFETEFLKKEAADSAVTSQ, from the coding sequence ATGGAACAGGAATACCAAGACAAGTCCTTGAAGTGTAAGGACTGTGGCGAAGAATTCATTTGGACGGCTGGCGAACAGGAGTTCTTCTTTTCCCGTGGCTTCAAAAACAAACCAGCTCGCTGCAAAGAGTGCCGTAAGAAAAATAGGCAAAAAGTAGAGACCGAGTATTTTCGGGTAACTTGCTCCGTCTGTCGCCAGGTCGGCGACGTTCTATTTAAGCCGGCAAACCCTGAGGCTAAAGTCTATTGCAAAAATTGCTTCGAAACGGAATTCTTAAAGAAAGAAGCGGCGGATAGCGCCGTTACTTCACAGTAG